GGGCAATATTCAACCTGCTGATTTTATCGAGCTCGTCTTCCGCCTTTTTCTTCGTTATTCCCTGGAATTTCACAATCAGGATATACATAATCATCACAGGAATAATCACGGAGAGTATTACCAGACCGATGATCTTTTTTCGCATGGTAAGGTTCATCGTAAAATCCTTTGCTGACGGTTACTCTGCCAGTTTTTCCTTCGTCATTTGAATGAGTTTATTGCAGCAGCCGGTGACTTCGAAGACCATGTTTTCAAGGTTGTCGCCTTTAACAACGATCGTCGGGGCTTTATCGTGATCGGGACAGCGGAAATCCCCGACACGCCTGTCGATGAATTCAGCGATTTTTTTCCGGGTAGCCTCATCGATTTTGTTCGGGTCTCCGGCTCTTCCGTCAAATACCATGCCGAGTTCCATAGTTTTGTCCTTATAGATTATTTACAACTGTTTATTTTTATCACAGAAGGTAACCGATTCGCCCCCTCTGTGTCCCTTCCGATACTTTCTCACAAGATAGTATTAAACAGTTGAAAAAAGGCTAAGTCAAGATATATCTTCGTTAAAATAGCCGCCCTTTATAAAAACAAGCCTTTTGGGAAACCATTGTATACCGTAAAACCGGCTGTGACCTGTACCAGCTTTTTGTACCACTCCCAAGCCACTCCCCGGGCCGGTGAGGCGTTCCTTTATAATGTCCGGGCACCTGAAGACATCGGTGAGAGAATCCGGCTGCGAGAAGGAAACACATCGCTTCCGGCGCAATCAATTCCCGGTTATGGACATGTATGAACACTACTTGCTCTGAATTTATAAGAAAATGGTGGGGATATGGTTGGGGATAAAACATTTTAAGCATAAAAATGGGGTTGAGAATAGTTTCTAACCCCTTATTTTCATTATGGTAGCGGGGAGCGGATTCGAACCGCTGACCTTTGGGTTATGAGCCCAACGAGCTACCAGACTGCTCCACCCCGCGACACAATTTCAGACTGATAGTATACAGAATAAAAGAATCTTTGTCAAGCAATGATTCTTCCTGTATAAAACCATAAAGAGAACTATACAAGAGCATGATTCACTGTGTTTTCAGGCATGGTATCCGGATTCGGGGGCACAGGGTCAGTCATGCCGTTATACCGGGCATTACGGGATGTACCATCCTTTGAACACAGTGCATCAGTGATCGCAGATATTATCCCCGCCTTCCAGCTGACCCGTCGCACACATCGAAGCGAGAACTTCGGGCGGTTTCAATGGCGCTCCGACAACCACGGAGATATTATTCTCCGCAAAAAGACTCTGAGCTCTCGAACCCATGCCGCCCGCAATGATATGTGTAACCCCGAGAGAGTGCAGCCACGCGGGAAGCACTCCGGGTTCATGAGGAGGTGGAATGAGGTTTTCACGGCTGATGACGGTTCCGTTGTCATCGACTATCATAACTGCAAACCGGTCGCAGTGACCGAAATGCATCGCCAGACTGTTTTCCGTAAGCGGAACGGCAATTTTCATCGAATAACTCCCTTCCTGACTGTTTTCAACGTATGAGGTTTTGTACGGTTTTTCCTAAGACATGAATGCCTGTATGACGGTTTGAAACGCCTTGGATGCCTTGGATTCGGTGTTTTTGAGAATGAACGGGGTACCGTCATCGCACGATGAGACAATGACAGGATCGATCGGGATTCTTCCGAGGAATGGCACGTTCATTTCCCGTGCGAGCGCTTCGCCGCCCCCGGTGTTGAATATATCGACACTGTTGCCGCAGTGAGGACACACGAATCCGCTCATGTTCTCGATAATTCCCTTCACGGGGAGATTGACCTTACGGCAGAAGGTTATGCTCTTGCGCACATCCTCGATTGAAACCTGCTGGGGAGTCGTGACTATGACCGCTGTTGCCTTTGGAGCGGTGAGCTGTGCGATGCTGAGCGGCTCATCTCCGGTGCCCGGCGGCGAGTCGATGACGAGGTAATCGAGCGTTCCCCACTCCACATCGGCAATAAACTGCTGTATCACGCTGTATTTCAACGGACCGCGCCATATGACCGCATCACCGCGGTCCTGAAGCAGGAATCCTATAGACATGACCTTTAGATTCACCGTAAACTCAACAGGGAGCATGGAATTTTCGCTGTATAAAATGGGCGATCCCGAAAGACCCATCATGGACGGTATACTGGGCCCATGAATATCGACATCAAGGAGACCGACTTGTTTCCCCGCGCGGGCAAGTTCTGTTGCGATATTGACGGCAACGGTGCTTTTTCCAACTCCCCCTTTTCCAGAGAGAATGAGAAGAATGTGGTGTATGGATGCAAGCCTTTTGCTGATTTTTTTGTCGGTCTCTTCCTGTGAAGAGTTTGCGGGACTGTTCATGCTGTTTTCTCCATAAGTGGAAATGCTGCGATGGGATAATTGACAAATACATATTTCATTAACGGGCGTGTGAAAATGATATTTTCTCACCGCCTTTTTGTTCATTCATTTGATCTGGCACCGGTGTTATGAAGCATTATCCTGTTTTTCAGGCAGGGACGAGAGTTTTTCATGTACCTTTTGCCACAAGGCACGCACATCCTGTGTGACAGGGGAATCGGTGAATTCGACCACACACGATCCCTGAACCATGGAATCTGTTACCGCACGGTCATATCTGATGGTTCCGAGCACATCGATCCCCCTGCTCTGTACCTTTTCAGAAATGACGCGGGTCATATCCCCGTTCAGGTCCCACTTGTTGATGGTTACCGCCAGGGGAATACCGAAATGTCCGGCAAGCTCGATAACCCGCTCAAGATCATGAAGACCCGATTTTGTCGGCTCGGTTACCGCCAGAACCATGTCTGCTCCTGTGATTGAGGCTATGACAGGGCATCCTATGCCGGGTGAGCCGTCCACGATGATCGTATCGAGACGATCCCGCGCGGCGATATTCCGCGCTTCGTTACGGATGATGGTGACCAGTTTCCCGGAATTTTCTCCTCCGGCATGGAGCTTTGCGTGTACCAGCGTTCCATGACGGGTATCCGAAATGAACCACTGTCCGTTGACTGTCGGAGTGAACTCAATAGCCCCTTCAGCGCAGAAATGGGCGCAAACTCCGCATCCCTCGCAGGCAAGTGGATCGACCCGGAATGTTTTTGGGAATGTGCCGTTTCCGGGCCCGTCTAAGAAAATAGCGTCGAATCGGCACAGTTCTTCGCATTTACCACATGCCGTACAGTGCCCCGGTTTGATCCGGGCGGTTTTCCCGCCGACAAAGTCATTTCGATGGAGTACTTTCGGATTGAGCACTATATATAAATCGGCGGCGTCCACATCACAATCAGCAAGCACTTCCCGTTTCGCCAGTGCGGCAAACGAGGCGACCACCGAGGTCTTGCCAGTCCCACCCTTGCCGCTAATGACCACAAGTTCTTTCACGTTTCCTTATCCTCAACTTAAATAGGGATTTTCGTTTCTCAGCCAAGACAAGTTCGGTATAACGCCGTTCGATTGTCAGAAGCTTGAGCGTTCTGCTGAATTTTTACATGTAATGTTATTGATAACCGCGTTTCCCGAGCAGCCTGGCGGTTTCCTCGTCCACTTTGTCTTGCCAGCCGTTGCGAGTCGTTTCTATTCTATCAAACTTGGCCGTGTATGGCTTGATATCAAGGAGTGGCGTGCCGTCCAGGATGTCTACGCTATCAAGATGAAGCACGTTACCTTCGCGGCGTATTAATTCGACAATGCTCAGCCCTATGGTATTGGGGCGGCAAGGCGCTCGCGTCGCGAACACGCCTCGCTCAACATCCTGGAGAAACGGCTTCACCAGAAGCCTGGTGGGTCCTGCTTGGTGGAAGTGGCAGATGAGATAGATATGTGAAAAACCATCCAGATCGCGGAGACCGTCGACAAACTCTGGGAATAACACTGCCATGCCCTTACAGCCCTTCGCGTATGCTGGCTGGATGGGTGTCCGTTCCGTGGCGACATGCTCGCTGTGGATAACACCGATGGGTTTGTAGGTAATAATGGTTTCGCTCATGCCCAATGCCCCTCTCCATCCGCCGAGATTGAAAACGTAATTTTTTTTGGCATTTTTCTCAATTGTACAACTCCATTACATTGCGAGGCTCCACAATGAGGTGGTCTGCGAGCACTTTCATATCCGCTTCATCCCAGAAGGAAAGTTTGCTGTGGGTTTCCATGTATTTTAATGGAATGGGATGAGTCCCGATAACCACCGGCAGACCATAGCGCGTTTCGATAAATGCCTTGAATTGACAGATGTAGGGACAGGGGGGATAGCCCACCACCAGACCGGTAGCAAGGTGGACGACGTCGCACCCGTTCTTCACAAACTCCGCGGGAACATATTCTACGTTTCCCCCCGGGCAGCCGCCGCAGCTCGAATAACCGATAATCTCCACTGGCTCGTCTGCGGCGTACCGGGAAAAGCCGCCATGACGCTCGCGCAGCGCCCGGAAACATTTGCCGCCGCCGCAGTCCCGATAACGGGCGCAGATGATGATTCCTATTCTTATCATTTCAGACCCTTCTCAATTACACAATTTTTTCCGCTCCGCTGTACACTTCATCAATCAAGAGCACCGCCGCGGCATGCACGGGATACTTGGGATCGAGACAGTCCTTCAGGAACTCACGGATTTCTCCGCTCTCCTGATATTCGATCATTCCTTTCATCTGGTAGGCCTTTTTCTCTTTCGTGATGAACAGGAGGGACCCCCGGCTTCCAGCGCGGATGTTCTCGCGGGTCTTGTTAAAATAGTTATCGGCGATAGCTATCCGATCATCGCCGTGAAGGAATACGCAGGTGACATAAATGGAATTGGGGTTCCCGTTCCGGTCCACGGTGGTGAATATGGCCGGTCCCTCACGGTTTTCCCAGGCTTTTGTTATCATTTCCGGCAATGAGGTCATGTTGAGATTCCTTTTTATACAGCTTACGTTGATTGCCGTCACATGGCTTCACGCTCTATTGCTTCCCAGGTGATGCGAAATGTTTCGCCATAGAGCGGTAAAAGCGTATCGAGCAGTTCTCCACGAGAATATGCTTCCGCTACCCGTCGGTCATCGGGGATTCTCCCCATGATCTGGATGGCGTGTTTCTTGCAGTACTTCTCCGTGTCTTGTGTCCCGATATCTGCACGGTTGATGAAGACCCCAAACGGAATCCGGAGCTCACGTACTGCATCCACCGCGAGCCTGAGGTCATTAAGGCCGAACGGGGTTGGCTCGGTGACCAGAAGAACGTAATCCGCGCCTCGTATTGAAGTGACCATCGGGCATGAAGTACCGGGAGGGCAGTCAAGAATCGTAATCCCCTCCCCGGGAATGCGCATTTTTACCTTACGGATGAGCGGAGGAGAAAGCACCTGACCGACCTGCAATTTGCCGTGCATGAATCGAATACCGTTTCTCTTGCCGGTCTCGATGATACCTATCTCCCGTTCCGCCTCCGTGATCGCGCCCGATGGGCAGACAAGGACACATCCGCCGCAGGCATGACACATCTCGGGGAATACGAGCGGTTTGTCCATGATCAGGATCACGGCGTTATACTGGCAGATTTCCTGGCATTTCCCGCAGGAGATGCAGCGTTCCTGGTCAACAACGGGATAAGGCATGGTTGCCTTGACCGTCTCCTGCATCACCGGTCGAAGGAATAGATGGCCGTTCGGTTCCTCTACATCGCAATCCACGTAGGCAACCGCAACACCCGTTTCGGCAAGCACGGCGGCCAGACCTACCGCCACCGTGGTCTTGCCGGTGCCACCCTTGCCGCTCGCTATCGCAATATGCTTTACTATGATTCACTCCCGGGATAAAAAACACCCCTGTTTTTGATAGTTCATCGACAGTGCTGTGCCATGAACAGGTTTTGTGGTTTTTACCAAGTTGCATTCATTGAAGTAATAAACTGTGCAATAAACCCTGAAATAAATTCAGGGTGACGTAAACTCCGTCATGCTGAACTTGCTTCAGCATCTTTTTAAATTAC
The bacterium genome window above contains:
- a CDS encoding ATPase encodes the protein MKIAVPLTENSLAMHFGHCDRFAVMIVDDNGTVISRENLIPPPHEPGVLPAWLHSLGVTHIIAGGMGSRAQSLFAENNISVVVGAPLKPPEVLASMCATGQLEGGDNICDH
- a CDS encoding Mrp/NBP35 family ATP-binding protein, producing the protein MNSPANSSQEETDKKISKRLASIHHILLILSGKGGVGKSTVAVNIATELARAGKQVGLLDVDIHGPSIPSMMGLSGSPILYSENSMLPVEFTVNLKVMSIGFLLQDRGDAVIWRGPLKYSVIQQFIADVEWGTLDYLVIDSPPGTGDEPLSIAQLTAPKATAVIVTTPQQVSIEDVRKSITFCRKVNLPVKGIIENMSGFVCPHCGNSVDIFNTGGGEALAREMNVPFLGRIPIDPVIVSSCDDGTPFILKNTESKASKAFQTVIQAFMS
- a CDS encoding ATP-binding protein: MKELVVISGKGGTGKTSVVASFAALAKREVLADCDVDAADLYIVLNPKVLHRNDFVGGKTARIKPGHCTACGKCEELCRFDAIFLDGPGNGTFPKTFRVDPLACEGCGVCAHFCAEGAIEFTPTVNGQWFISDTRHGTLVHAKLHAGGENSGKLVTIIRNEARNIAARDRLDTIIVDGSPGIGCPVIASITGADMVLAVTEPTKSGLHDLERVIELAGHFGIPLAVTINKWDLNGDMTRVISEKVQSRGIDVLGTIRYDRAVTDSMVQGSCVVEFTDSPVTQDVRALWQKVHEKLSSLPEKQDNAS
- the tsaA gene encoding tRNA (N6-threonylcarbamoyladenosine(37)-N6)-methyltransferase TrmO, which produces MSETIITYKPIGVIHSEHVATERTPIQPAYAKGCKGMAVLFPEFVDGLRDLDGFSHIYLICHFHQAGPTRLLVKPFLQDVERGVFATRAPCRPNTIGLSIVELIRREGNVLHLDSVDILDGTPLLDIKPYTAKFDRIETTRNGWQDKVDEETARLLGKRGYQ
- a CDS encoding CGGC domain-containing protein codes for the protein MIRIGIIICARYRDCGGGKCFRALRERHGGFSRYAADEPVEIIGYSSCGGCPGGNVEYVPAEFVKNGCDVVHLATGLVVGYPPCPYICQFKAFIETRYGLPVVIGTHPIPLKYMETHSKLSFWDEADMKVLADHLIVEPRNVMELYN
- a CDS encoding pyridoxamine 5'-phosphate oxidase family protein; the encoded protein is MTSLPEMITKAWENREGPAIFTTVDRNGNPNSIYVTCVFLHGDDRIAIADNYFNKTRENIRAGSRGSLLFITKEKKAYQMKGMIEYQESGEIREFLKDCLDPKYPVHAAAVLLIDEVYSGAEKIV
- a CDS encoding ATP-binding protein, with the protein product MVKHIAIASGKGGTGKTTVAVGLAAVLAETGVAVAYVDCDVEEPNGHLFLRPVMQETVKATMPYPVVDQERCISCGKCQEICQYNAVILIMDKPLVFPEMCHACGGCVLVCPSGAITEAEREIGIIETGKRNGIRFMHGKLQVGQVLSPPLIRKVKMRIPGEGITILDCPPGTSCPMVTSIRGADYVLLVTEPTPFGLNDLRLAVDAVRELRIPFGVFINRADIGTQDTEKYCKKHAIQIMGRIPDDRRVAEAYSRGELLDTLLPLYGETFRITWEAIEREAM